A window from Zingiber officinale cultivar Zhangliang chromosome 7A, Zo_v1.1, whole genome shotgun sequence encodes these proteins:
- the LOC122001600 gene encoding hexokinase-3-like isoform X1 has translation MGRAGLGVAVGCAVVTCAIAAALVGRRARSWWRWGKAVEVVQGFEAGCATPVGRLRQLVDAMVVEMHAGLASDGGSKLKMLPTFVDVLPDGTEDGIYYSLDLDATSCRVLKVELRGRGSKTINYKVEQNKIPPELLTSTSEDFFNFIALELKKFVEREENDFKQISKARMELGFAFPFPIRQSSCSSGALINWTKGFAVEDVVGKDVSRCLEEATSRNGINMHVAALVNDSVGTLALGHYHDKDTVAAVIIGTDTNACYLERMDAIIKCQGLLTNSGGMVVNMEWGNFWSSHLPRTDYDIALENECASRNDQVSFLCIVHFYSTEIHFQFHEICDSFAFLQGFTKLISEIYLGEIVRRVLCRIADELSIFGVSTHQLSVPFTLRTSMMVAMLEDNSVDLQEVGRILRESFEISDTSLKARMLIMRVCNTVIRRAARLVAAGIIAILKKIGRDGYGSTSTGRTQGRSRRTVIAIESGLYINYLMFREYLNEAISEILGEEVAQNIVLKISEDGPGIGTALLAALYSSQR, from the exons ATGGGGAGGGCTGGGTTGGGTGTGGCGGTGGGGTGCGCGGTGGTGACATGCGCGATCGCGGCGGCGCTGGTGGGTCGGAGGGCGCGGAGTTGGTGGCGCTGGGGAAAGGCGGTGGAGGTGGTGCAGGGGTTCGAGGCGGGTTGCGCCACCCCGGTCGGGAGGCTGCGCCAGTTGGTGGACGCCATGGTGGTGGAGATGCACGCGGGGCTCGCCTCCGATGGCGGAAGCAAGCTCAAGATGCTGCCCACCTTCGTCGATGTCCTTCCTGATGG AACTGAAGATGGAATATACTATTCTCTTGATTTAGATGCAACCAGTTGCAGAGTCTTAAAGGTTGAACTGCGCGGTAGAGGTTCTAAGACCATCAACTATAAAGTTGAACAGAACAAGATTCCACCAGAATTGTTGACCAGTACAAGCGAG gatttttttaatttcattgctctagaattaaaaaaatttgttGAAAGAGAGGAAAATGATTTTAAGCAAATATCTAAAGCAAGGATGGAACTTGGGTTTGCGTTTCCTTTTCCTATTAGACAATCGTCTTGTTCGTCAGGTGCTCTTATTAACTGGACAAAAGGCTTCGCTGTTGAAGATGTT GTTGGGAAAGATGTTTCACGATGTTTAGAGGAAGCTACGTCAAGGAATGGAATTAATATGCACGTAGCTGCTTTG GTGAATGATTCTGTAGGTACATTAGCTCTTGGTCATTATCATGATAAAGACACTGTAGCTGCTGTGATAATTGGTACCGACACCAATGCATGCTACCTTGAGCGAATGGATGCGATAATTAAGTGTCAAGGCCTTCTTACAAACTCTGGAGGCATG GTCGTCAACATGGAATGGGGAAATTTCTGGTCATCACATCTACCTAGAACTGATTACGATATTGCTTTAGAGAATGAATGTGCAAGTCGAAATGACCAAGTATCCTTCTTGTGCATCGTCCACTTCTATTCTACTGAAATACATTTTCAATTTCATGAAATATGCGACTCATTCGCCTTTCTTCAGGGTTTCACAAAACTGATTTCAGAAATATACTTGGGTGAAATTGTTCGAAGGGTTCTTTGTAGAATTGCAGATGAATTGAGTATATTTGGAGTTTCTACTCATCAACTATCAGTACCATTTACCTTGAG GACATCTATGATGGTTGCCATGCTCGAGGATAACTCTGTCGATTTACAAGAAGTTGGAAGGATCCTCCGAGAAAGTTTTGAG ATATCTGATACTTCTCTCAAAGCAAGAATGCTCATCATGAGAGTTTGCAACACCGTGATCCGAAGAGCTGCTAGACTAGTTGCAGCAGGGATAATCGCTATTCTGAAGAAAATCGGTCGAGATGGATATGGCAGCACGTCGACTGGAAGAACCCAAGGCAGATCAAGGAGAACAGTCATTGCAATCGAGAGCGGCCTTTATATTAACTACCTGATGTTCCGGGAGTACCTTAATGAAGCCATATCAGAAATCTTAGGTGAGGAGGTTGCCCAAAATATAGTCCTTAAGATTTCTGAAGATGGACCGGGAATTGGCACTGCATTGCTTGCTGCACTATATTCATCCCAAAGATGA
- the LOC122001600 gene encoding hexokinase-3-like isoform X2, producing the protein MGRAGLGVAVGCAVVTCAIAAALVGRRARSWWRWGKAVEVVQGFEAGCATPVGRLRQLVDAMVVEMHAGLASDGGSKLKMLPTFVDVLPDGTEDGIYYSLDLDATSCRVLKVELRGRGSKTINYKVEQNKIPPELLTSTSEDFFNFIALELKKFVEREENDFKQISKARMELGFAFPFPIRQSSCSSGALINWTKGFAVEDVVGKDVSRCLEEATSRNGINMHVAALVNDSVGTLALGHYHDKDTVAAVIIGTDTNACYLERMDAIIKCQGLLTNSGGMVVNMEWGNFWSSHLPRTDYDIALENECASRNDQGFTKLISEIYLGEIVRRVLCRIADELSIFGVSTHQLSVPFTLRTSMMVAMLEDNSVDLQEVGRILRESFEISDTSLKARMLIMRVCNTVIRRAARLVAAGIIAILKKIGRDGYGSTSTGRTQGRSRRTVIAIESGLYINYLMFREYLNEAISEILGEEVAQNIVLKISEDGPGIGTALLAALYSSQR; encoded by the exons ATGGGGAGGGCTGGGTTGGGTGTGGCGGTGGGGTGCGCGGTGGTGACATGCGCGATCGCGGCGGCGCTGGTGGGTCGGAGGGCGCGGAGTTGGTGGCGCTGGGGAAAGGCGGTGGAGGTGGTGCAGGGGTTCGAGGCGGGTTGCGCCACCCCGGTCGGGAGGCTGCGCCAGTTGGTGGACGCCATGGTGGTGGAGATGCACGCGGGGCTCGCCTCCGATGGCGGAAGCAAGCTCAAGATGCTGCCCACCTTCGTCGATGTCCTTCCTGATGG AACTGAAGATGGAATATACTATTCTCTTGATTTAGATGCAACCAGTTGCAGAGTCTTAAAGGTTGAACTGCGCGGTAGAGGTTCTAAGACCATCAACTATAAAGTTGAACAGAACAAGATTCCACCAGAATTGTTGACCAGTACAAGCGAG gatttttttaatttcattgctctagaattaaaaaaatttgttGAAAGAGAGGAAAATGATTTTAAGCAAATATCTAAAGCAAGGATGGAACTTGGGTTTGCGTTTCCTTTTCCTATTAGACAATCGTCTTGTTCGTCAGGTGCTCTTATTAACTGGACAAAAGGCTTCGCTGTTGAAGATGTT GTTGGGAAAGATGTTTCACGATGTTTAGAGGAAGCTACGTCAAGGAATGGAATTAATATGCACGTAGCTGCTTTG GTGAATGATTCTGTAGGTACATTAGCTCTTGGTCATTATCATGATAAAGACACTGTAGCTGCTGTGATAATTGGTACCGACACCAATGCATGCTACCTTGAGCGAATGGATGCGATAATTAAGTGTCAAGGCCTTCTTACAAACTCTGGAGGCATG GTCGTCAACATGGAATGGGGAAATTTCTGGTCATCACATCTACCTAGAACTGATTACGATATTGCTTTAGAGAATGAATGTGCAAGTCGAAATGACCAA GGTTTCACAAAACTGATTTCAGAAATATACTTGGGTGAAATTGTTCGAAGGGTTCTTTGTAGAATTGCAGATGAATTGAGTATATTTGGAGTTTCTACTCATCAACTATCAGTACCATTTACCTTGAG GACATCTATGATGGTTGCCATGCTCGAGGATAACTCTGTCGATTTACAAGAAGTTGGAAGGATCCTCCGAGAAAGTTTTGAG ATATCTGATACTTCTCTCAAAGCAAGAATGCTCATCATGAGAGTTTGCAACACCGTGATCCGAAGAGCTGCTAGACTAGTTGCAGCAGGGATAATCGCTATTCTGAAGAAAATCGGTCGAGATGGATATGGCAGCACGTCGACTGGAAGAACCCAAGGCAGATCAAGGAGAACAGTCATTGCAATCGAGAGCGGCCTTTATATTAACTACCTGATGTTCCGGGAGTACCTTAATGAAGCCATATCAGAAATCTTAGGTGAGGAGGTTGCCCAAAATATAGTCCTTAAGATTTCTGAAGATGGACCGGGAATTGGCACTGCATTGCTTGCTGCACTATATTCATCCCAAAGATGA
- the LOC122001599 gene encoding scarecrow-like protein 3, protein MAPLVGNVPVQEDGSSSVSSSPLKTFSLMSIPPPSPYSPWLHELKSDERGLCLIHLLLNCANHVAAGSLDGANAFLEQIALLAAPNGDAMQRIASHFSEALARRALRQWPGLYHALDCVHPVAEAAAARRHFFDLCPFLRVSYVVSNQAIMEAMEGEKVVHIVDLNASDPTQWLSLLQGLRARPEGPPHLKITGVHEHRELLNHAAVCLSEEAERLDIPFQFNPVATKLENLDVETLRVKTGEALAIGSVLQLHTLLATEAVQQEAPAAVGQQLTLGECLDKDHSSISDSAMPSSPAESFLASLWGLSPKVMVVTEQEADHNGGALSKRFVEALFYYAALFDCLDSTAARSSVERLRLEKVLLGEEIKNIIACEGLERKQRHEKLQRWARRLDAAGFGPTPLSHCALLQGRRLLPNFGCKGYNLRDDGGYLMMSWHDRPLFSVSAWKCNRFR, encoded by the coding sequence ATGGCGCCTTTGGTGGGCAACGTGCCGGTCCAGGAGGACGGCTCGTCGTCGGTGTCTTCTTCGCCCCTCAAGACCTTTTCGTTGATGTCTATTCCGCCGCCGTCGCCCTACTCGCCGTGGCTGCACGAGCTCAAGTCCGACGAGCGGGGCCTCTGCCTGATCCACCTCCTCCTCAACTGCGCCAACCACGTTGCCGCCGGCAGCCTCGACGGCGCCAACGCCTTCCTGGAGCAGATCGCGCTGCTGGCCGCTCCCAACGGCGACGCGATGCAGCGCATCGCCTCCCACTTCTCCGAGGCGCTCGCGCGGCGCGCCCTCCGCCAGTGGCCGGGTCTCTACCACGCCCTTGACTGCGTTCACCCCGTCGCGGAGGCAGCCGCCGCCCGCCGCCACTTCTTCGATCTTTGCCCCTTTCTCCGCGTCTCCTACGTCGTCTCCAACCAAGCGATCATGGAGGCGATGGAGGGGGAGAAGGTGGTGCACATCGTCGACCTCAACGCCTCCGACCCCACGCAGTGGCTCTCCCTCCTCCAGGGGCTGAGAGCGCGGCCCGAGGGCCCGCCGCACCTCAAGATCACCGGCGTCCACGAGCACCGCGAGCTTCTCAACCACGCCGCCGTCTGCCTCTCCGAGGAGGCCGAGCGGCTCGACATCCCCTTCCAATTCAACCCGGTCGCCACCAAATTGGAAAACCTCGATGTCGAGACCCTCCGCGTCAAAACAGGGGAGGCGTTGGCCATCGGCTCTGTCCTCCAGCTCCACACCCTTCTCGCCACCGAGGCGGTTCAACAAGAGGCGCCAGCGGCGGTCGGCCAGCAGCTGACGCTGGGTGAGTGCCTCGACAAGGACCACAGCTCGATCAGCGACTCGGCAATGCCGTCGTCGCCAGCGGAGAGCTTCCTGGCCTCGTTGTGGGGGCTGTCGCCCAAGGTAATGGTGGTGACGGAGCAGGAGGCTGACCACAACGGCGGCGCCCTGAGCAAGCGGTTCGTCGAGGCGCTGTTCTATTACGCGGCGCTGTTCGACTGCCTCGACTCCACGGCCGCGCGGTCGTCAGTGGAGCGGCTGAGGCTGGAAAAAGTGCTGCTGGGGGAGGAGATCAAGAACATCATCGCCTGCGAGGGGCTGGAGAGGAAGCAGCGGCACGAGAAGCTGCAGCGGTGGGCGCGGAGGCTCGACGCCGCGGGCTTCGGGCCTACCCCCCTCAGCCACTGCGCGCTCCTGCAGGGCCGCCGCCTGCTGCCGAACTTCGGGTGCAAAGGGTACAATCTGAGGGACGACGGCGGTTACTTGATGATGTCCTGGCATGACCGCCCTCTCTTCTCTGTTTCAGCTTGGAAATGCAACCGATTCCGTTGA